Proteins encoded in a region of the Hemiscyllium ocellatum isolate sHemOce1 chromosome 10, sHemOce1.pat.X.cur, whole genome shotgun sequence genome:
- the LOC132819891 gene encoding BTB/POZ domain-containing protein 3 isoform X1, which produces MVDAKGRSMRCLTFFLMLPEAVKKSKKASKASRLPVCYDILTLNQMMPGETSSSSSTSSSKRAPANSCPGSNYQQNLNNNNTIQAGNWQGLYPTIRERNAVMFNNDLMADVHFVVGPQGGSQRLPGHKYVLAVGSSVFHAMFYGELAEDKDEIRIPDVEPCAFLAMLKYIYCDEIELAADTVLATLYAAKKYIVPHLARACVNFLETSLSAKNACVLLSQSCLFEEPELTQRCWEVIDAQAELALKSEGFCDIDYQTLQSILNRETLNAKEIVLFEAVLNWAEVECQRRELSANIENKRKVLGKALYQIRIPAMSLDDFANGAAQSGVLTLHETNDIFLWYTAAKKPDLEFVSRPRKGLAPQRCHRFQSCAYRSNQWRYRGRCDSIQFAVDRRVFVAGFGLYGSSCGAAEYSVTLELKRQGVLLGQNFTKFYSDGSSHTFPVWFDHPVQIEPDTFYTASVVLDGNELSYFGQEGLTEVQCGKVSFQFQCSSDSTNGTGVQGGQLPELIFYA; this is translated from the exons ATGGTCGATGCCAAGGGCAGGAGCATGAGATGTTTGACTTTCTTCCTCATGCTCCCAGAGGCGGTGAAGAAATCTAAGAAGGCATCAAAAGCCAGCCGGCTGCCCGTCTGCTACgatatcctcaccctgaaccaGATGATGCCAGGGGAGActtccagcagcagcagcaccagcagcagcaaGAGAGCACCGGCCAACAGCTGCCCCGGCTCCAACTATCAGCAAAACCTCAACAATAACAACACCATCCAGGCTGGTAACTGGCAGGGATTGTACCCCACTATCCGAGAGAG AAATGCCGTGATGTTTAACAATGACCTGATGGCGGATGTTCACTTTGTTGTGGGACCACAAGGAGGATCCCAGCGGTTGCCTGGGCACAAG TATGTCCTGGCCGTGGGCAGCTCAGTATTTCACGCGATGTTTTACGGGGAATTGGCGGAAGACAAGGATGAAATTCGAATTCCTGATGTCGAACCATGTGCTTTCCTCGCCATGCTGAA GTACATCTACTGCGATGAGATTGAGTTGGCGGCAGACACCGTCCTGGCCACCCTGTACGCGGCGAAGAAATACATCGTGCCCCACCTGGCCCGGGCCTGCGTCAACTTCCTGGAGACCAGCCTGAGCGCTAAGAACGCCTGCGTGCTGCTGTCCCAGAGCTGCCTGTTCGAGGAGCCCGAACTGACCCAGAGGTGCTGGGAGGTCATCGACGCCCAGGCGGAGCTGGCCCTGAAGTCCGAGGGCTTCTGCGACATCGACTACCAGACCCTGCAGAGCATCCTGAACCGAGAGACCCTCAACGCCAAGGAGATTGTCCTGTTCGAGGCTGTGCTGAACTGGGCCGAGGTGGAGTGCCAGCGGCGGGAGCTCTCCGCCAACATCGAGAACAAGCGCAAGGTGCTGGGGAAGGCGCTCTACCAGATCCGCATCCCCGCCATGTCCCTGGACGATTTTGCCAACGGTGCCGCCCAGTCCGGCGTGCTGACCCTCCACGAGACCAATGACATCTTCCTCTGGTACACGGCGGCCAAGAAGCCTGACCTGGAGTTTGTCTCCAGGCCCCGAAAGGGCCTGGCCCCTCAGCGCTGCCACCGTTTCCAGTCCTGCGCCTACCGCAGCAACCAGTGGCGTTACCGGGGGCGCTGCGACAGCATCCAGTTTGCGGTGGACCGGCGGGTGTTTGTGGCAGGCTTCGGCCTGTACGGTTCGAGCTGTGGGGCGGCGGAGTACAGCGTCACCCTGGAACTGAAGAGGCAGGGTGTCCTGCTGGGCCAGAACTTCACCAAGTTCTACTCGGACGGCTCCAGCCACACCTTCCCGGTGTGGTTCGATCACCCCGTGCAAATTGAGCCTGACACCTTCTACACGGCCAGCGTGGTCCTGGACGGCAACGAGCTCAGCTACTTTGGGCAGGAGGGCCTGACCGAGGTGCAGTGCGGCAAAGTCTCCTTCCAGTTCCAGTGCTCCTCCGACAGTACCAACGGCACTGGGGTGCAGGGGGGGCAGCTGCCGGAGCTGATATTCTATGCCTGA
- the LOC132819891 gene encoding BTB/POZ domain-containing protein 3 isoform X2: MMPGETSSSSSTSSSKRAPANSCPGSNYQQNLNNNNTIQAGNWQGLYPTIRERNAVMFNNDLMADVHFVVGPQGGSQRLPGHKYVLAVGSSVFHAMFYGELAEDKDEIRIPDVEPCAFLAMLKYIYCDEIELAADTVLATLYAAKKYIVPHLARACVNFLETSLSAKNACVLLSQSCLFEEPELTQRCWEVIDAQAELALKSEGFCDIDYQTLQSILNRETLNAKEIVLFEAVLNWAEVECQRRELSANIENKRKVLGKALYQIRIPAMSLDDFANGAAQSGVLTLHETNDIFLWYTAAKKPDLEFVSRPRKGLAPQRCHRFQSCAYRSNQWRYRGRCDSIQFAVDRRVFVAGFGLYGSSCGAAEYSVTLELKRQGVLLGQNFTKFYSDGSSHTFPVWFDHPVQIEPDTFYTASVVLDGNELSYFGQEGLTEVQCGKVSFQFQCSSDSTNGTGVQGGQLPELIFYA, translated from the exons ATGATGCCAGGGGAGActtccagcagcagcagcaccagcagcagcaaGAGAGCACCGGCCAACAGCTGCCCCGGCTCCAACTATCAGCAAAACCTCAACAATAACAACACCATCCAGGCTGGTAACTGGCAGGGATTGTACCCCACTATCCGAGAGAG AAATGCCGTGATGTTTAACAATGACCTGATGGCGGATGTTCACTTTGTTGTGGGACCACAAGGAGGATCCCAGCGGTTGCCTGGGCACAAG TATGTCCTGGCCGTGGGCAGCTCAGTATTTCACGCGATGTTTTACGGGGAATTGGCGGAAGACAAGGATGAAATTCGAATTCCTGATGTCGAACCATGTGCTTTCCTCGCCATGCTGAA GTACATCTACTGCGATGAGATTGAGTTGGCGGCAGACACCGTCCTGGCCACCCTGTACGCGGCGAAGAAATACATCGTGCCCCACCTGGCCCGGGCCTGCGTCAACTTCCTGGAGACCAGCCTGAGCGCTAAGAACGCCTGCGTGCTGCTGTCCCAGAGCTGCCTGTTCGAGGAGCCCGAACTGACCCAGAGGTGCTGGGAGGTCATCGACGCCCAGGCGGAGCTGGCCCTGAAGTCCGAGGGCTTCTGCGACATCGACTACCAGACCCTGCAGAGCATCCTGAACCGAGAGACCCTCAACGCCAAGGAGATTGTCCTGTTCGAGGCTGTGCTGAACTGGGCCGAGGTGGAGTGCCAGCGGCGGGAGCTCTCCGCCAACATCGAGAACAAGCGCAAGGTGCTGGGGAAGGCGCTCTACCAGATCCGCATCCCCGCCATGTCCCTGGACGATTTTGCCAACGGTGCCGCCCAGTCCGGCGTGCTGACCCTCCACGAGACCAATGACATCTTCCTCTGGTACACGGCGGCCAAGAAGCCTGACCTGGAGTTTGTCTCCAGGCCCCGAAAGGGCCTGGCCCCTCAGCGCTGCCACCGTTTCCAGTCCTGCGCCTACCGCAGCAACCAGTGGCGTTACCGGGGGCGCTGCGACAGCATCCAGTTTGCGGTGGACCGGCGGGTGTTTGTGGCAGGCTTCGGCCTGTACGGTTCGAGCTGTGGGGCGGCGGAGTACAGCGTCACCCTGGAACTGAAGAGGCAGGGTGTCCTGCTGGGCCAGAACTTCACCAAGTTCTACTCGGACGGCTCCAGCCACACCTTCCCGGTGTGGTTCGATCACCCCGTGCAAATTGAGCCTGACACCTTCTACACGGCCAGCGTGGTCCTGGACGGCAACGAGCTCAGCTACTTTGGGCAGGAGGGCCTGACCGAGGTGCAGTGCGGCAAAGTCTCCTTCCAGTTCCAGTGCTCCTCCGACAGTACCAACGGCACTGGGGTGCAGGGGGGGCAGCTGCCGGAGCTGATATTCTATGCCTGA
- the LOC132819891 gene encoding BTB/POZ domain-containing protein 3 isoform X3 produces the protein MMPGETSSSSSTSSSKRAPANSCPGSNYQQNLNNNNTIQAGNWQGLYPTIRERNAVMFNNDLMADVHFVVGPQGGSQRLPGHKYVLAVGSSVFHAMFYGELAEDKDEIRIPDVEPCAFLAMLKYIYCDEIELAADTVLATLYAAKKYIVPHLARACVNFLETSLSAKNACVLLSQSCLFEEPELTQRCWEVIDAQAELALKSEGFCDIDYQTLQSILNRETLNAKEIVLFEAVLNWAEVECQRRELSANIENKRKVLGKALYQIRIPAMSLDDFANGAAQSGVLTLHETNDIFLWYTAAKKPDLEFVSRPRKGLAPQRCHRFQSCAYRSNQWRYRGRCDSIQFAVDRRVFVAGFGLYGSSCGAAEYSVTLELKRQGVLLGQNFTKFYSDGSSHTFPVWFDHPVQIEPDTFYTASVVLDGNELSYFGQEGLTEIVTKLYIAG, from the exons ATGATGCCAGGGGAGActtccagcagcagcagcaccagcagcagcaaGAGAGCACCGGCCAACAGCTGCCCCGGCTCCAACTATCAGCAAAACCTCAACAATAACAACACCATCCAGGCTGGTAACTGGCAGGGATTGTACCCCACTATCCGAGAGAG AAATGCCGTGATGTTTAACAATGACCTGATGGCGGATGTTCACTTTGTTGTGGGACCACAAGGAGGATCCCAGCGGTTGCCTGGGCACAAG TATGTCCTGGCCGTGGGCAGCTCAGTATTTCACGCGATGTTTTACGGGGAATTGGCGGAAGACAAGGATGAAATTCGAATTCCTGATGTCGAACCATGTGCTTTCCTCGCCATGCTGAA GTACATCTACTGCGATGAGATTGAGTTGGCGGCAGACACCGTCCTGGCCACCCTGTACGCGGCGAAGAAATACATCGTGCCCCACCTGGCCCGGGCCTGCGTCAACTTCCTGGAGACCAGCCTGAGCGCTAAGAACGCCTGCGTGCTGCTGTCCCAGAGCTGCCTGTTCGAGGAGCCCGAACTGACCCAGAGGTGCTGGGAGGTCATCGACGCCCAGGCGGAGCTGGCCCTGAAGTCCGAGGGCTTCTGCGACATCGACTACCAGACCCTGCAGAGCATCCTGAACCGAGAGACCCTCAACGCCAAGGAGATTGTCCTGTTCGAGGCTGTGCTGAACTGGGCCGAGGTGGAGTGCCAGCGGCGGGAGCTCTCCGCCAACATCGAGAACAAGCGCAAGGTGCTGGGGAAGGCGCTCTACCAGATCCGCATCCCCGCCATGTCCCTGGACGATTTTGCCAACGGTGCCGCCCAGTCCGGCGTGCTGACCCTCCACGAGACCAATGACATCTTCCTCTGGTACACGGCGGCCAAGAAGCCTGACCTGGAGTTTGTCTCCAGGCCCCGAAAGGGCCTGGCCCCTCAGCGCTGCCACCGTTTCCAGTCCTGCGCCTACCGCAGCAACCAGTGGCGTTACCGGGGGCGCTGCGACAGCATCCAGTTTGCGGTGGACCGGCGGGTGTTTGTGGCAGGCTTCGGCCTGTACGGTTCGAGCTGTGGGGCGGCGGAGTACAGCGTCACCCTGGAACTGAAGAGGCAGGGTGTCCTGCTGGGCCAGAACTTCACCAAGTTCTACTCGGACGGCTCCAGCCACACCTTCCCGGTGTGGTTCGATCACCCCGTGCAAATTGAGCCTGACACCTTCTACACGGCCAGCGTGGTCCTGGACGGCAACGAGCTCAGCTACTTTGGGCAGGAGGGCCTGACCGAG
- the LOC132819891 gene encoding BTB/POZ domain-containing protein 3 isoform X4, which translates to MFNNDLMADVHFVVGPQGGSQRLPGHKYVLAVGSSVFHAMFYGELAEDKDEIRIPDVEPCAFLAMLKYIYCDEIELAADTVLATLYAAKKYIVPHLARACVNFLETSLSAKNACVLLSQSCLFEEPELTQRCWEVIDAQAELALKSEGFCDIDYQTLQSILNRETLNAKEIVLFEAVLNWAEVECQRRELSANIENKRKVLGKALYQIRIPAMSLDDFANGAAQSGVLTLHETNDIFLWYTAAKKPDLEFVSRPRKGLAPQRCHRFQSCAYRSNQWRYRGRCDSIQFAVDRRVFVAGFGLYGSSCGAAEYSVTLELKRQGVLLGQNFTKFYSDGSSHTFPVWFDHPVQIEPDTFYTASVVLDGNELSYFGQEGLTEVQCGKVSFQFQCSSDSTNGTGVQGGQLPELIFYA; encoded by the exons ATGTTTAACAATGACCTGATGGCGGATGTTCACTTTGTTGTGGGACCACAAGGAGGATCCCAGCGGTTGCCTGGGCACAAG TATGTCCTGGCCGTGGGCAGCTCAGTATTTCACGCGATGTTTTACGGGGAATTGGCGGAAGACAAGGATGAAATTCGAATTCCTGATGTCGAACCATGTGCTTTCCTCGCCATGCTGAA GTACATCTACTGCGATGAGATTGAGTTGGCGGCAGACACCGTCCTGGCCACCCTGTACGCGGCGAAGAAATACATCGTGCCCCACCTGGCCCGGGCCTGCGTCAACTTCCTGGAGACCAGCCTGAGCGCTAAGAACGCCTGCGTGCTGCTGTCCCAGAGCTGCCTGTTCGAGGAGCCCGAACTGACCCAGAGGTGCTGGGAGGTCATCGACGCCCAGGCGGAGCTGGCCCTGAAGTCCGAGGGCTTCTGCGACATCGACTACCAGACCCTGCAGAGCATCCTGAACCGAGAGACCCTCAACGCCAAGGAGATTGTCCTGTTCGAGGCTGTGCTGAACTGGGCCGAGGTGGAGTGCCAGCGGCGGGAGCTCTCCGCCAACATCGAGAACAAGCGCAAGGTGCTGGGGAAGGCGCTCTACCAGATCCGCATCCCCGCCATGTCCCTGGACGATTTTGCCAACGGTGCCGCCCAGTCCGGCGTGCTGACCCTCCACGAGACCAATGACATCTTCCTCTGGTACACGGCGGCCAAGAAGCCTGACCTGGAGTTTGTCTCCAGGCCCCGAAAGGGCCTGGCCCCTCAGCGCTGCCACCGTTTCCAGTCCTGCGCCTACCGCAGCAACCAGTGGCGTTACCGGGGGCGCTGCGACAGCATCCAGTTTGCGGTGGACCGGCGGGTGTTTGTGGCAGGCTTCGGCCTGTACGGTTCGAGCTGTGGGGCGGCGGAGTACAGCGTCACCCTGGAACTGAAGAGGCAGGGTGTCCTGCTGGGCCAGAACTTCACCAAGTTCTACTCGGACGGCTCCAGCCACACCTTCCCGGTGTGGTTCGATCACCCCGTGCAAATTGAGCCTGACACCTTCTACACGGCCAGCGTGGTCCTGGACGGCAACGAGCTCAGCTACTTTGGGCAGGAGGGCCTGACCGAGGTGCAGTGCGGCAAAGTCTCCTTCCAGTTCCAGTGCTCCTCCGACAGTACCAACGGCACTGGGGTGCAGGGGGGGCAGCTGCCGGAGCTGATATTCTATGCCTGA